The genomic DNA TCCACAATGGTACACAGATGTAATAACTAAGACTGACTTAGTTGATTATGCACCAGTAAAAGGTTTTATGGTTGTAAAGCCATATGGATATGCATTATGGGAAAAGATGCAAGAATTTATGGATAAAAAATTTAAAGAAACTGGACATAAAAACTGTTATTTTCCATTATTAATACCAGAGAGTTTATTAAACAAAGAAGCAGAACACGTTGAAGGTTTTGCTCCAGAAGTTGCATGGGTAACACATGGAGGAAATAAAAAATTAGAAGAAAGATTATGTGTAAGACCTACTTCAGAGACTATAATATGTACAATGTATGCGAAATGGTTAAAATCATATAGAGAATTACCATATCTTTATAATCAATGGTGCTCAGTTGTTAGATGGGAAAAATCAACTAGACCTTTCTTAAGAACATCTGAGTTTTTATGGCAAGAAGGTCATACGTTACATGAAACAGCAGAAGAAGCACAAGAAGAAACAATACAACAATTAGAAGTATATAAAGCGCTATGTGAAGAATTACTTGCAATGCCAGTTGTAGCTGGTCAAAAAAGTGAAAGTGAGAAATTTGCAGGTGGTGAAAGAACATATACTATAGAAGCTATGATGCATGATGGTAAAGCATTACAATCAGGTACAAGTCACTTCCTAGGTCAACACTTTACTAAGGCTTTTGATATTACTTTTGCAGATAGGGAAGGAAATTTAGCTAATCCATACCATACATCTTGGGGAGCATCTACAAGACTTATAGGTGGACTTATAATGACTCATAGTGATAACAGAGGTTTAGTATTACCACCAAGAGTAGCTCCAATTCAAGTTGTTATAGTTCCTATAGCTGCTAAAAAAGGAAATGTAATGGAGACTGTTGATAAAATATATGCTGATTTAAAAGCTAAGGGAGTAGCTGTAGAAGTTGATGATAGAGATAACTATACAACTGGATGGAAATTTAATGAGTGGGAAATGAAAGGTGTTCCAGTAAGAGTTGAAATTGGACCAAAAGATATAGAAAATAATCAAGCTATGGTATTTAGAAGAGATACTTTAGAAAAGGATTCTATGCCTTTAGAAGGATTAGCTGATGCTATATGTGATTTATTTGATGTTATACACAATGATATGTTTGAAAAAGCAAGAAAACATAGAGAAGACAATACATCTATAGTTGAAAATATGGATGAGTTTAGAAAAGCTTTAGAAGAAAAGCCAGGATTCATAAAGACTATGTGGTGTGGAGATGCAGAATGTGAAGCTAAGATTAAGGAAGAAACAGGAGCAACTATAAGATGCTTACCTTTTGAACAAGAAAACTTAGGTCACAAGTGTGTGTACTGTGGAAAAGAAGCAGATAGTATGGTAGTAATGGCAAAAGCTTACTAAAATACATTTAAATAAAAACTGGGGTAGAAAGTATTTAATACTTTATCCCAGTTTTTTGTTTTTTATGAGTAATAAAATGTATTTGTAA from Clostridioides difficile ATCC 9689 = DSM 1296 includes the following:
- the proS gene encoding proline--tRNA ligase translates to MAKNEKQFVEEITKMEDDFPQWYTDVITKTDLVDYAPVKGFMVVKPYGYALWEKMQEFMDKKFKETGHKNCYFPLLIPESLLNKEAEHVEGFAPEVAWVTHGGNKKLEERLCVRPTSETIICTMYAKWLKSYRELPYLYNQWCSVVRWEKSTRPFLRTSEFLWQEGHTLHETAEEAQEETIQQLEVYKALCEELLAMPVVAGQKSESEKFAGGERTYTIEAMMHDGKALQSGTSHFLGQHFTKAFDITFADREGNLANPYHTSWGASTRLIGGLIMTHSDNRGLVLPPRVAPIQVVIVPIAAKKGNVMETVDKIYADLKAKGVAVEVDDRDNYTTGWKFNEWEMKGVPVRVEIGPKDIENNQAMVFRRDTLEKDSMPLEGLADAICDLFDVIHNDMFEKARKHREDNTSIVENMDEFRKALEEKPGFIKTMWCGDAECEAKIKEETGATIRCLPFEQENLGHKCVYCGKEADSMVVMAKAY